The following coding sequences are from one Musa acuminata AAA Group cultivar baxijiao chromosome BXJ2-4, Cavendish_Baxijiao_AAA, whole genome shotgun sequence window:
- the LOC103982435 gene encoding protein TRANSPARENT TESTA GLABRA 1, translating into MGRGEERQEREESAGEMESSTQESPLNSNAFTFDSPHPVYAMAFSPSSAAAASPRLALGSFIEEYGNRVDVVSFDEDALSFRAEPAVSFDHPYPSTKLMFHPHPNSPLLASASDCLRLWLLGPDGAKIRSVLDNSKSSGYCAPLTSFDWNDTEPRRIGTSSIDTTCTIWDVERGAVETQLIAHDKEVYDIAWGEPAVFASVSADGSVRIFDLRDKEHSTIIYESPRPDTPLLRLAWNKANLRYMATTMMDSNRVVVLDIRAPATPVAELQRHCASVNAIAWSPKAARHICSAGDDGQALIWELPAAAAAGTVSPEGIDPMLVYTAGAEINQLQWSAAHPDWIGIAFANKVQLLRV; encoded by the coding sequence atggggagaggagaggagagacagGAGAGGGAGGAGAGCGCAGGGGAAATGGAGAGTTCCACCCAGGAATCACCTCTCAACTCTAACGCCTTCACCTTCGACTCCCCCCACCCCGTCTACGCCATGGCCTTCtccccctcctccgccgccgccgcctccccccGCCTCGCCCTAGGATCCTTCATCGAGGAGTACGGCAACCGCGTCGATGTCGTCTCCTTCGACGAGGACGCGCTCTCCTTCCGCGCCGAACCCGCGGTCTCCTTCGACCACCCCTACCCGTCCACCAAACTCATGTTCCACCCGCATCCCAACAGCCCGCTCCTCGCCTCCGCCTCCGATTGCCTCCGCCTCTGGCTCCTGGGCCCCGACGGCGCCAAGATCCGCTCGGTCCTTGACAACAGCAAGTCCAGTGGCTACTGCGCCCCGCTCACCTCCTTCGACTGGAACGACACGGAGCCCCGCCGCATCGGTACCTCCTCCATCGACACCACCTGCACCATCTGGGACGTAGAGCGCGGTGCCGTCGAGACCCAGCTCATCGCCCACGATAAGGAGGTCTACGACATCGCCTGGGGGGAGCCCGCCGTGTTTGCCTCCGTGTCCGCGGACGGCTCCGTCCGCATCTTCGACCTCCGCGACAAGGAACACTCCACCATCATCTACGAGAGCCCCCGCCCCGATACCCCCCTGCTCCGCCTCGCCTGGAACAAGGCCAACCTCCGTTACATGGCCACCACCATGATGGACAGCAACCGCGTCGTCGTGCTCGACATCCGCGCCCCTGCCACCCCCGTGGCTGAGCTGCAGCGGCACTGCGCTAGCGTCAATGCCATTGCGTGGTCGCCGAAGGCCGCGCGGCATATTTGCTCGGCCGGGGATGACGGCCAGGCGCTTATCTGGGAATTGcctgcagccgcagctgcaggCACGGTATCGCCGGAAGGGATTGATCCTATGTTGGTCTACACGGCGGGCGCGGAGATCAACCAACTGCAGTGGTCTGCAGCACACCCCGATTGGATTGGGATTGCGTTCGCCAACAAGGTGCAGCTGCTGAGGGTCTGA